Proteins from one Nyctibius grandis isolate bNycGra1 chromosome 2, bNycGra1.pri, whole genome shotgun sequence genomic window:
- the LOC137673781 gene encoding myb-like protein X has product MLVDPLVLKKQLNRMATEQGAFAVLSSLLLYVTELAAGDPQLSSKRTKWAEGKENKVSYNQPCPDTNRGQHPTRFQLLRSRFLNSNREPYTKKRREVGKLVIKEKLWVSRTGNKLDRSRDRKGDGKAAEEDADTVPSERARWSSASGKNKVKNILKKFLVAEEKEVKKKSPSWKKKGPNSGLPKIVNKSSVLSQLKERFEQSTLCSAAEVKTSLLRKGEKKTKNFPGRKSIRKPEVRVLRTAAMTATGINSPESQYLVCSTVPVPRLSIATKINHPWSWSKNNATKQPFSYDMPLKEKGGTDREPGENKTPANASQNREDKEELPMAPKAISVLKDHAEANIDSTKQGPVFNPNLDSSSVTCKSKALADCIPPFSERSLDCNRNNMLAGPDTSALLGITNAVQHVKEDSPPSNSPYSSTGEGYHEQSPQDAKTGEIPEITMYVYSSEEADTELIQPEKDPFFAGQKCFPELKALENILPFHSPGVQASCEIEPPTEDQQITLLTPASGKRPPIAQKEAPGLRGRCSEEAKEGEKYHSEDKISSTSHKNDSDVLTKKEEKNKTPRSQMQNDSKTKQPQPPQIPSPQNKFGNSSADISNPNVNQTKPRISSNESQEQEPGAAEEKHISSHLEKTQSPLPGDLVKHSFYIAEEDFGKDKLSSPNKMTNHATNRALGRSTLTDLETCHNQSKFFIEHEEATADEMPWPDSEAWLSPSSNPLPTPISGIAGQRIHHTLGNPPALPPVDLVRQGAGGVEDEHASHGCEKHPPPSSDELTNCGNNTTVEKKTACDFKNQVLSPNQATENENSTAEETNTCQSFKNCISLSTKKPQKQENKTTLARKPLLPLEKNRAPTSDDTTKQGSDMLEESLFPSSTELVSDENKHAKGSNKISKHKKDKFLSSDDDMKHENDKTETEEREERNVLHKSEEEQVSTPSDTMHHDNNSSNENNAHGPQTSQLPSSEHDTNIQGVKNTGQSLKCLTPSRDFVKHEHDLTVDENICCNNGKHHLSSSNEPMKHANGSAEERNIKSNFKNYSKPTRNTSRQDNKTTDEENTPPNLKKEPVQHKKNTLCDSKNQISSPNPLVKQDKKSPPLETQKQMSPGDFVKPETKSVKKKTKHTSEKPQSCSSNKVLKPQERGSSGERKQKTPAAEDTRSPEAKAVKEDNEHRHFGNYQLPPSRKSAKCEENTPGGEKQQTKCEDFTMPDTNVAKDKKKLPSSRKYRSLSSEILVKPQEKNTPEQKQQTSASAGFKKTGTNDVKEKDGDLNSEKSPSSKTVVRSQEKNISGDRRQKTPAAVDIRSPETKAVKEDDKHQRSGNHQLPPSSKSAKPEKNIPGGEKHQTVSESFTKPDASAVKDKSKDLGSRMCRSPPSNSLGKPQEKNITAKKKQSTPPADEKTMYKTGNPEEKSGPERREKYQLRSAAQTEKHSNDGSGKEGPADSLKSYQKTLPSDGIKCKSNTVPKETSLSNTEKSSKSSPFHDASKYEKNPAENKKKQPGFKKYQALSSKNLVRHEKDVAEREGSWQAASKTSDRKAELEDCSKAASFSKYTVESYSERLLDSSFKPLIIRVTDTFKHHS; this is encoded by the coding sequence ATGCTGGTAGACCCTTTGGTGCTGAAGAAGCAGCTCAATAGGATGGCAACGGAGCAAGGGGCCTTTGCTGTTCTCAGCAGCCTGCTGCTGTACGTCACAGAGCTCGCAGCTGGCGATCCACAGCTCAGCAGCAAGAGGACAAAATGGGCAGAAGGTAAAGAAAACAAGGTGAGTTATAACCAGCCATGTCCAGATACAAATAGGGGCCAGCATCCGACCAGATTTCAGCTCTTGCGGTCCAGATTTCTAAACAGCAATCGCGAGCCGTACAccaagaaaagaagagaagtcGGCAAACTGGTCATTAAAGAGAAACTGTGGGTGAGCAGGACTGGTAACAAGCTGGACAGAAGCAGAGATAGGAAAGGAGATGGAAAAGCAGCGGAGGAAGATGCAGACACAGTGCCCAGCGAGAGGGCCAGGTGGAGCAGCGCAAGTGGGAAAAACAAAGTGAAGAACATCCTGAAGAAATTTTTAgttgctgaagaaaaagaagtcaagAAGAAGTCTCCCAGCTGGAAAAAGAAGGGGCCAAACAGTGGTTTGCCAAAAATAGTCAACAAGAGTTCGGTCCTGTCCCAATTGAAGGAGCGGTTTGAACAAAGCActctctgctcagctgcagaGGTGAAAACATCGCTCTTGCGCAAAGGTGAGAAAAAGACTAAAAACTTCCCAGGCAGAAAAAGTATTCGTAAGCCAGAGGTCAGAGTGCTGCGCACGGCAGCAATGACAGCCACAGGTATAAACAGTCCAGAGTCCCAATACTTGGTGTGCTCCACGGTCCCGGTGCCCAGACTCAGCATCGCTACCAAAATTAACCATCCTTGGAGCTGGTCAAAAAATAACGCCACAAAGCAGCCTTTCAGTTATGACATGCCACTGAAGGAAAAGGGGGGGACTGACAGAGAGCCTGGTGAGAACAAAACACCAGCAAATGCATCACAGAACAGGGAGGACAAAGAAGAGTTACCGATGGCACCCAAGGCCATTTCTGTTCTAAAGGATCATGCTGAGGCTAACATAGATTCCACAAAGCAAGGACCTGTCTTTAACCCTAATCTAGATAGCTCTTCTGTTACCTGTAAAAGCAAAGCTCTTGCAGACTGCATTCCTCCCTTCTCTGAACGTAGTCTAGACTGCAACAGGAATAACATGCTGGCTGGGCCTGATACATCTGCACTATTGGGAATTACTAATGCTGTGCAACATGTTAAGGAAGACAGTCCACCTTCTAACTCGCCTTACTCTAGCACAGGTGAAGGATACCATGAACAAAGTCCTCAGGATGCTAAAACAGGTGAAATTCCTGAAATAACTATGTATGTATACAGTTCAGAGGAAGCTGACACAGAGCTCATACAGCCAGAAAAGGATCCTTTCTTTGCAGgccaaaaatgttttccagaactgaaagcactggaaaacattttgccaTTTCACTCTCCAGGAGTTCAAGCATCTTGTGAAATTGAGCCTCCAACAGAGGATCAACAAATAACTCTCCTAACACCAGCTTCTGGCAAAAGGCCACCCATAGCCCAAAAAGAGGCACCAGGTTTAAGAGGCAGATGTTCTGAGGAAgccaaagaaggagaaaaatatcacAGTGAAGACAAAATATCCTCTACTTCTCACAAAAATGATAGTGATGTCCTAactaaaaaggaagagaagaataaaacacCCAGGAGCCAAATGCAAAATGATTCCAAAACCAAGCAGCCACAGCCTCCTCAAATACCCAGCCCACAAAATAAGTTTGGTAATTCCAGTGCTGACATATCAAATCCAAATGTAAATCAGACCAAACCCAGAATCTCCTCAAATGAGAGCCAGGAACAGGAGCCTggtgctgcagaagaaaagcacatCTCTTCTCATTTGGAAAAGACACAAAGCCCTTTGCCAGGTGACCTTGTGAAGCACAGCTTCTACATTGCAGAAGAAGATTTTGGAAAGGACAAATTATCTTCACCAAATAAAATGACGAATCATGCAACCAATCGAGCCCTGGGCAGGAGTACCTTGACTGACCTGGAGACCTGTCACAATCAATCCAAATTTTTCATTGAGCATGAAGAGGCCACTGCAGATGAGATGCCCTGGCCTGACTCTGAGGCATGGCTGTCACCCTCATCAAACCCTTTACCAACACCAATCAGTGGGATTGCAGGACAAAGAATCCATCACACCCTTGGAAATCCCCCAGCCCTTCCACCTGTTGATCTGGTGAGACAGGGAGCTGGTGGTGTGGAAGATGAGCATGCCAGCCATGGCTGTGAGAAGCACCCACCACCTTCTTCAGATGAGTTGACAAATTGTGGGAACAACACTACGGTTGAGAAGAAAACTGCATGTGATTTCAAGAACCAAGTGCTGTCCCCAAAtcaagcaacagaaaatgaaaactctaCAGCTGAAGAGACAAATACATGTCAGAGCTTCAAGAATTGTATTTCCCTTTCAACCAAGAAGCctcaaaaacaagaaaataaaaccacactAGCAAGAAAGCCCCTATTACCCTTGGAGAAGAACCGAGCACCAACTTCAGATGATACCACAAAGCAAGGAAGTGATATGCTGGAAGAGAGCCTGTTTCCTTCATCAACTGAATTGGTCTCAGATGAAAATAAGCATGCAAAAGGTAGTAATAAAATCTCCAAACATAAAAAGGATAAGTTCTTGTCATCAGATGATGACATGAAGCATGAGAATGATAAGACGgagacagaggagagagaagagagaaatgtctTGCATAAATCTGAGGAGGAACAAGTATCCACACCAAGTGATACGATGCATCATGATAATAACTCTTCAAATGAGAATAATGCTCATGGACCTCAAACATCCCAGTTACCTTCGTCAGAGCATGATACCAACATTCAAGGAGTGAAAAATACTGGGCAGAGTTTGAAGTGTCTAACACCTTCAAGAGATTTTGTGAAACACGAACATGATCTGACAGTAGATGAAAACATCTGCTGCAATAATGGGAAACACCACCTGTCCTCATCAAATGAACCAATGAAACATGCAAATGGCAgtgcagaggaaagaaacatcAAGTCAAACTTCAAGAATTATTCAAAGCCAACAAGAAATACATCAAGGCAGGACAACAAGACTACTGATGAGGAGAATACACCTCCTAATTTGAAAAAAGAACCAGTGCAGCATAAAAAGAATACTTTGTGTGATTCTAAAAATCAAATATCATCACCGAATCCATTAGTGAAGCAAGACAAGAAATCGCCCCCTCTAGAGACACAGAAGCAGATGTCACCAGGTGACTTTGTAAAGCCTGAAACTAAGTCAGTCAAAAAAAAGACTAAACATACCTCTGAGAAGCCCCAGTCATGTTCTTCTAACAAAGTGCTGAAGCCTCAAGAAAGAGGTTCTTCAGGAGAGAGGAAGCAAAAGACACCAGCAGCAGAGGACACTAGGTCACCTGAAGCAAAGGCTGTAAAAGAGGATAATGAGCACCGGCATTTTGGGAATTACCAGCTGCCTCCTTCAAGAAAATCAGCAAAGTGTGAGGAAAACACTccaggaggagaaaagcaacaaacaaaatgtgaagATTTTACGATGCCTGATACAAATGTTgcaaaagataagaaaaaattgCCAAGTTCCAGGAAGTACCGATCATTATCTTCAGAAATATTGGTTAagcctcaagaaaaaaatactccagaacaaaagcaacaaacatCAGCTTCTGCAGGTTTTAAGAAGACTGGTACTAatgatgtaaaagaaaaagatggagatCTGAATTCTGAGAAGTCACCCTCTTCAAAGACAGTGGTGAGgtcccaagaaaaaaatatttcaggagaCAGGAGGCAAAAGACACCAGCAGCAGTGGACATCAGGTCACCCGAAACAAAAGCTGTAAAAGAGGATGATAAACACCAGCGTTCTGGGAACCATCAGTTACCTCCTTCAAGTAAATCAGCAAAGCCTGAGAAAAATATtccaggaggagaaaaacacCAAACTGTATCTGAAAGTTTTACAAAGCCTGATGCAAGTGCTGtaaaagataaaagcaaagaTCTAGGTTCCAGGATGTGCCGGTCCCCACCTTCAAATTCACTGGGGAAGCCTCAAGAAAAGAACATCACAGCCAAAAAGAAGCAATCAACACCACCAGCTGATGAAAAAACGATGTATAAAACTGGTAATCCAGAAGAGAAGAGTGGacctgagagaagagagaaataccAGCTGCGCTCTGCAGCTCAAACAGAGAAGCACAGCAATGATGGCTCGGGAAAGGAAGGCCCTGCAGACAGCTTAAAGAGCTATCAAAAAACATTGCCAAGTGATGGcataaaatgtaaaagcaatACTGTTCCAAAAGAGACCAGTTTGTCTAATACAGAGAAGTCCTCCAAATCATCCCCATTTCATGATGCAtcaaaatatgagaaaaatcctgctgaaaataagaaaaaacagccTGGATTTAAGAAGTACCAAGCACTCTCATCAAAGAATTTGGTGAGGCATGAGAAAGATGTTGCTGAAAGGGAGGGGAGCTGGCAGGCAGCTAGCAAAACAAgtgacagaaaagcagaactggAGGACTGCTCTAAAGCAGCGTCATTCTCAAAATACACAGTGGAAAGCTACAGTGAAAGACTCTTAGATTCATCTTTCAAACCATTGATCATTAGAGTAACTGACACATTTAAAcatcacagctga